The following proteins are encoded in a genomic region of Ailuropoda melanoleuca isolate Jingjing chromosome 10, ASM200744v2, whole genome shotgun sequence:
- the MTFR2 gene encoding mitochondrial fission regulator 2 isoform X1 yields MSLILNILREMLEYFGVPIDQVLQIREKKDYGSARSIVRIIGKILPLEPCPRPNFELIPLLNSVDSGNCGSVVPSFADILCVANDEEASYLRFRNSLWKPEEEEKMEFFHSLQPVWNPLSPALQQNKRMKSDGPVGEAAFKKIAALEEELTFLRTQIAAIVGRREPRTSAHAGFFDLSDEPSGLEQRTSPGTAETSAQPDLFSSSLLFPPPPPPLPSQLFSPQPACSPLTRPGSNNMRDSDNSANEMKKQHPGDSKTTYSHSKNQENKDVPNMLDILKDMNKVKLRAIERSPGGRPIHKRKRQDSHWDPVSLISHALKQKFAFQEDDSFEKENRSWESSPFSSPETSRVSYNNVKLMF; encoded by the exons ATGTCACTCATATTGAATATCTTAAGAGAAATGCTGGAATATTTTGGTGTTCCCATTGACCAG GTTTTGcagattagagaaaaaaaagactatggaTCAGCTCGGAGTATTGTTCGTATTATTGGGAAAATTCTTCCTCTAGAACCTTGTCCCAGGCCTAATTTTGAG ttgATCCCACTGTTGAACTCTGTAGACTCTGGTAACTGTGGATCTGTAGTTCCAtcttttgctgatattttgtgtGTGGCAAATGATGAAGAAGCCAGTTATCTCAGATTTCG AAATAGTTTGTGGAAAcctgaagaagaggagaaaatggaatttttccaTTCTTTGCAACCAGTTTGGAATCCATTGTCACCTGCTCTACAACAGAATAAGCGAATGAAAAGTGACGGGCCTGTAGGTGAAGCTGCATTTAAAAAGATAGCTGCCCTCGAAGAGGAGCTCACTTTTCTCCGCACCCAGATTGCTGCAATCGTGGGAAGGCGGGAACCGAGAACCAGTGCGCATGCGG GCTTCTTTGACTTGAGTGATGAACCTAGCGGTTTGGAACAAAGAACATCACCAGGGACTGCTGAAACGAGTGCCCAGCCAGATCTGTTTTCAAGTTCActgcttttccctcctccccctcctccgctCCCCTCTCAGCTTTTCTCTCCACAGCCTGCATGTTCTCCTCTCACACGGCCAGGATCTAATAATATGCGTGACTCAGATAATTcagcaaatgaaatgaaaaaacagcACCCAGGTGACAGTAAGACCACTTACAGTCATtcaaaaaaccaggaaaataaagatgttccaaaCATGTTGGATATTCTAAAGGACATGAATAAGGTTAAGCTTCGTGCTATTGAACG gtcaCCTGGAGGTAGACCCATCCATAAGAGGAAAAGGCAAGATTCACATTGGGATCCTGTGTCTTTAATATCCCATGCACTTAAGCAGAAGTTTGCATTCCAAGAAGATGAttcctttgagaaagaaaataggtCTTGGGAATCTTCTCCATTTTCTAGTCCAGAAACTTCAAGAGTGAGCTATAATAACGTAaagttaatgttttaa
- the MTFR2 gene encoding mitochondrial fission regulator 2 isoform X2 yields MKVLQIREKKDYGSARSIVRIIGKILPLEPCPRPNFELIPLLNSVDSGNCGSVVPSFADILCVANDEEASYLRFRNSLWKPEEEEKMEFFHSLQPVWNPLSPALQQNKRMKSDGPVGEAAFKKIAALEEELTFLRTQIAAIVGRREPRTSAHAGFFDLSDEPSGLEQRTSPGTAETSAQPDLFSSSLLFPPPPPPLPSQLFSPQPACSPLTRPGSNNMRDSDNSANEMKKQHPGDSKTTYSHSKNQENKDVPNMLDILKDMNKVKLRAIERSPGGRPIHKRKRQDSHWDPVSLISHALKQKFAFQEDDSFEKENRSWESSPFSSPETSRVSYNNVKLMF; encoded by the exons ATGAAG GTTTTGcagattagagaaaaaaaagactatggaTCAGCTCGGAGTATTGTTCGTATTATTGGGAAAATTCTTCCTCTAGAACCTTGTCCCAGGCCTAATTTTGAG ttgATCCCACTGTTGAACTCTGTAGACTCTGGTAACTGTGGATCTGTAGTTCCAtcttttgctgatattttgtgtGTGGCAAATGATGAAGAAGCCAGTTATCTCAGATTTCG AAATAGTTTGTGGAAAcctgaagaagaggagaaaatggaatttttccaTTCTTTGCAACCAGTTTGGAATCCATTGTCACCTGCTCTACAACAGAATAAGCGAATGAAAAGTGACGGGCCTGTAGGTGAAGCTGCATTTAAAAAGATAGCTGCCCTCGAAGAGGAGCTCACTTTTCTCCGCACCCAGATTGCTGCAATCGTGGGAAGGCGGGAACCGAGAACCAGTGCGCATGCGG GCTTCTTTGACTTGAGTGATGAACCTAGCGGTTTGGAACAAAGAACATCACCAGGGACTGCTGAAACGAGTGCCCAGCCAGATCTGTTTTCAAGTTCActgcttttccctcctccccctcctccgctCCCCTCTCAGCTTTTCTCTCCACAGCCTGCATGTTCTCCTCTCACACGGCCAGGATCTAATAATATGCGTGACTCAGATAATTcagcaaatgaaatgaaaaaacagcACCCAGGTGACAGTAAGACCACTTACAGTCATtcaaaaaaccaggaaaataaagatgttccaaaCATGTTGGATATTCTAAAGGACATGAATAAGGTTAAGCTTCGTGCTATTGAACG gtcaCCTGGAGGTAGACCCATCCATAAGAGGAAAAGGCAAGATTCACATTGGGATCCTGTGTCTTTAATATCCCATGCACTTAAGCAGAAGTTTGCATTCCAAGAAGATGAttcctttgagaaagaaaataggtCTTGGGAATCTTCTCCATTTTCTAGTCCAGAAACTTCAAGAGTGAGCTATAATAACGTAaagttaatgttttaa